In Candidatus Equadaptatus faecalis, the sequence ACCTTTACTTTTTCCAGAATAAAGCTGCATTTTTTCCTTTGCGAAGCATGGAATTTTTCGAAGTGATTACAATTTTCGCGCAACCGTTAGCCACCGTGCTTTCTGACACGGCGTATCTGCCGCCCGTATTGTACGTTCCGCTGCACGTCAGACTGCTCAGCGTTTCGGTGCAATATTTTTGCAAAGTATAGTTTTCAACAGCGTTCACGGCAATTTTACCGGAGTAGACTATGAGCGAATAAACCATGCCGGACAGAATAAACGCCAGCGTAACACCGAGGACGGTTTCAAGAAGCGCAAAGGCTTTATCTTTTTTGTGCAGCATTTTTATTCCTCAAATTCAAACATATACAGTTCGTCTGCGCTGACTTCCGCGTTCAAAATCTTTGCCGCAAGCGCGTCGTGCAGGCTCTTCGTGCCGTGTTCCACGGCGTATTGGAGCATTTCACGAGAAGACGCTCTGGAATTAATCATTTCGGCAAGATTTTTATCTATCTGCAAAATCTCGGCTATTACCGTTCTTCCGCTGCTCCCCGTATGTCTGCAGTGTTCGCAGCCTTCCGCCCTGTATATACGCGCTTCTCTGCCGCATTTCAAAAGTTCCAAGGTCTTTGCGTCCGCCGTGTATTCCTTCATGCAGAACGGGCAAAGTCTGCGTACAAGCCGCTGCGCCGCAACGTATTTCAGCGAGGCGGCAAGCAGATACGGCTGAATGCCCATATCAAGCAGTCTGCTGACGGCACTTACCGTGTTATCGGCGTGAAGCGTACTTAAAACAAGATGCCCCGTCAGTGCTGCTCTTATCGCAAGTTCCGCGGTTTCAGTATCTCTTATTTCACCGACCATAATTTTGTCGGGGTCCTGTCTCAGCACCGAGCGGAGTATATTGCTGAAGCTGAGGCCTATTTTGTCGTTCACCTGCACCTGATTGATGCCTTTCAGTGTGTACTCTACGGGGTCTTCTATGCTGATTACGTTGCTTTTACTGCTGTTCAGCCTTTTCATCAGCGCGTGCAGCGTCGTGGATTTGCCGCTGCCTGTAGGACCGGCAATCAAGATTAAACCGCTGTCAAGCTTTATCGCTTTGTGCAGTATTTCTGCGTCTCGGCTTTCAAAACCGAGCCTGTCAAGTTCAAAACTGCTGAGATCCTGTTTCAGGAGCCTTAAAAC encodes:
- a CDS encoding type II/IV secretion system protein produces the protein MDKKERITEILAELKDVAGEQKAAVLKAAFEDKKQLAKIFEGGNFPERVAAKISAEVCDCEFAAAGELCPRYSALKLIPEASAVRLNVLPLELADGVLKAALSNPLDTSVTDELRLISGRLKLYVVPETELASLIKLFYKFYPAVEQPESRGTAKTEPENYAVPPEEKNAAAEFINAILHKAVEYRASDVHFEPLGDITRVRCRIDGTLFNMLNFDSELHAQIIARLKIAANMDIAEKRRPQDGRMFYRADDGTVDIRISTLPTIFGEKAVLRLLKQDLSSFELDRLGFESRDAEILHKAIKLDSGLILIAGPTGSGKSTTLHALMKRLNSSKSNVISIEDPVEYTLKGINQVQVNDKIGLSFSNILRSVLRQDPDKIMVGEIRDTETAELAIRAALTGHLVLSTLHADNTVSAVSRLLDMGIQPYLLAASLKYVAAQRLVRRLCPFCMKEYTADAKTLELLKCGREARIYRAEGCEHCRHTGSSGRTVIAEILQIDKNLAEMINSRASSREMLQYAVEHGTKSLHDALAAKILNAEVSADELYMFEFEE